The stretch of DNA GGtactgaacttttttttttcctttttttcaaaaagagATCAGCCAAAGTCACTCCAAATTTCCATTCCAATGCTACCTACAATCGACTTCGTAGACAAACTTATCGCTGCAACTTGAGATAGTGAGAAAagagcacaattttttttttgaataaggaTCATTATCCGGCCACACTAGTACAATGTACAACCAAGCACCAGCGTGAACTGGTTGGCCATCGCCAAATAAGCAGACGAAACTGATCGAGAAGGCTGCTACGAGCGCACGCAAATCTCAAGAAAATTACTCTAGCACATAGCAAGTGTTCATTACGAGATTACTCCGAGAACGACAACGGCAGGAGGCTACTTacaaagattttttttccccGGAAGGAAGAATATGCACAGATCAAAAGAGAGCAGGAGCAGTAGTTAGCTGTCATCTTAAGTTATCTACATACTACTAGCGGTGTCCGAGaacacaagagtaagaagcaaaTCCTTCGCCTCGATCGATCGGGGAACGGCACGCCTGCGTCTCTGCTTCGATCGTTCAGGAAGACCAGCAGCTGAGGCGCAGTGCCTCGTCGAATTTTTCTTCCAGCTCCTTGTTAGCCGCCGCCAACGACTTGacgccctcgccggcgtcgtGCTCGCGCACCGTCttcccctcctcccgcaccgccggcgccgcctcccgccgccgctcgaacATTGGGAGCGACAGCGCGCTGCTCAAGCTGAGTCGACGAAAGGCGCCACCCGAGGTGACCTCCTccttgcgcggcggcggcgcctccgccggctggtggagc from Panicum virgatum strain AP13 chromosome 9K, P.virgatum_v5, whole genome shotgun sequence encodes:
- the LOC120649919 gene encoding uncharacterized protein LOC120649919 gives rise to the protein MAPSASMLFLSYHQLHQPAEAPPPRKEEVTSGGAFRRLSLSSALSLPMFERRREAAPAVREEGKTVREHDAGEGVKSLAAANKELEEKFDEALRLSCWSS